In a single window of the Necator americanus strain Aroian chromosome X, whole genome shotgun sequence genome:
- a CDS encoding hypothetical protein (NECATOR_CHRX.G25525.T1) — MRIARKFHEYEQGLEGRTKWRDESILGSIPVSEVADQLTERDLRQHLLDSTVLPALNVYFVLIRANISILVDSQCGMGRGLPMYQDIVSLSPEEAFKRLREGKSGSKPSAEWLAKKKALRKAWLTSQPETTTTTATPTDHSSIFIFAVLGIFAFATIIALLTWVVKRSTVKRQRNRERELLEHQELLEQALRSRTLLLEIED, encoded by the exons ATGCGAATAGCTCGGAAGTTCCATGAATATGAGCAaggacttgaaggaagaactaaatGGAGGGATGAGAGCATCCTAGGCAGCATACCCGTCAGCGAAGTTGCGGATCAACTGACGGAACGAGATCTCCGTCAGCATCTGCTTGACtcaacagttcttccagcTCT CAACGTCTACTTCGTGCTAATCCGAGCAAATATATCTATTTTGGTGGATAGCCAATGTGGAATGGGTCGCGGCCTACCG ATGTACCAAGATATTGTCAGCCTTTCTCCTGAAGAGGCTTTTAAGCGTCTTAGAGAAGGTAAGTCCGGATCGAAGCCTTCAGCCGAGTGGCtggcaaagaagaaagcgttgagaaAAGCGTGGCTCACTTCTCAGCCTGAGACTACGACGACAACAGCTACACCGACTGACCACTCCTCCATATTTATCTTCGCTGTACTCGGAATTTTTGCTTTCGCCACGATCATCGCGCTACtg ACTTGGGTCGTAAAACGAAGCACTGTGAAACGGCAAAGGAACCGGGAACGCGAACTTCTGGAACACCAAGAGTTACTCGAGCAAGCTCTCCGCTCGAGGACTTTGCTGCTCGAAATAGAAGATTAA
- a CDS encoding hypothetical protein (NECATOR_CHRX.G25526.T1) — protein MQLAFLDFEAAFDSPHQGRLLNALRAEGVPGKFVRVLDDMNQRTIAAVRTPAGCTTPFEVVTGVRQGAVAGPFLFNFAIDEIMRRTVDQYPADIVLAPSGCPLTDLEYADDVVIFAESSKKLQHVVNLVSKLAAAYGLRLSPDKCKQMWISSRPRTGIRVDEQPIELVDEFCYLGCMLKNSGSYERDVQQRCAKATSAFNSLTKFLWSTPFTNEVKLRVHLSAIRPIMMYGSETWAAPSMVMERLDCTERKLLRRLIGYFWPRVCHNEDLYVEIDVVYRRMTRGRHQHLAPPSKAAKVNRLRFFGHILRRPADRLVQRVLRSSSGSSWKKPPGRKRKFWTEVVKED, from the coding sequence atgcaactagcgtttctggactttgaagccgcgttcgactctcctcaccaaggccgtcttctcaacgcgctacGCGCCGaaggagtaccaggaaagttcgttcgcgtgcttgatgacatgaatcaacgaacaattgctgcagttcgaacaccagccggatgtacaacaccgtttgaagtggtaactggagtaagacaaggggcggtggcaggaccttttctgttcaatttcgcaatcgacgaaattatgcgaagaacagtcgaccagtatcctgccgacattgtcttagcaccatcagggtgccccttgactgacctcgagtacgccgacgatgttgttatattcgcggaaagcagtaagaaacttcaacatgttgtcaaccttgtatcgaagctggctgcagcctacggactacgcctaagccctgataaatgcaagcagatgtggatttcttcgagacctcgaacgggaatcagggtggacgaacaaccgatagaactcgtcgatgagttctgttacctgggctgtatgctgaagaacagcggcagctacgagagagatgttcagcaaagatgcgccaaggccacttctgcatttaactccctAACGAAAttcctgtggtcgacccccttcaccaacgaagtcaagctgcgagtccacctatccgcaattcgccctatcatgatgtacggatcagagacttgggcagcaccatcaatggttatggagaggcttgattgcacggaacgaaagctgcttagacggctaattggctacttttggcctagggtatgtcacaatgaagatctttacgtagaaattgatgtggtataccggcggatgacacgtggaagacaccaacatcttgcaccgccttcgaaagcggctaaagtaaatcgtcttcgcttctttggtcatatattaaggagaccagcagatcgccttgtccaacgagttctgaggagttcgtcgggttcgagctggaagaagccacctggccgaaaacggaagttctggactgaggtggtgaaagaggactga
- a CDS encoding hypothetical protein (NECATOR_CHRX.G25527.T1), producing MTSARRLSQAKLRMMTFPRTSFVYRGEIFIQVSQDLYQSQDLDVYYSAGLIEIVCNDLQAIIGEGMRKLNPITISNRMDKGQLYYLLIQTVVPILDAVTRHKNVGIYRRLHGNTGSVSSCGFESSDHPHYGFATT from the exons atgacatcagcccgccgattaagtcaagcaA AGTTGAGAATGATGACATTCCCGAGGACCTCGTTCGTCTACCGGGGAGAGATCTTTATCCAAGTAAGTCAGGATCTTTATCAAAGTCAAGATTTGGACGTTTACTATTCAGCAGGATTGATAGAG ATAGTATGCAATGACCTCCAGGCCATCATCGGTGAAGGCATGCGTAAGTTGAATCCGATAACCATTTCAAACAGAATGGATAAGGGACAACTCTACTATTTACTCATTCAGACAGTA GTCCCTATTCTCGACGCTGTTACGCGACACAAAAATGTGGGAATTTACAGAAGACTCCATGGAAATACCGGCAGTGTATCATCATGCGGATTCGAATCATCGGACCACCCCCATTATGGCTTTGCAACGACTTGA